One part of the Deinococcus misasensis DSM 22328 genome encodes these proteins:
- a CDS encoding ATP-binding protein has product MNHLSPPLTLPFKMLQHAPHGLIWIHADGRCQANLALQSMLGCPEHFCIEDLSMQGPPEALLQENLRCTDQWAYQQNPALQVQLTCTSAETPDGPLLQAWVEDLTRQSTAEQVLLETQKINEIVADISTQLIYSQQDSIDELIEQGLGRLGTITQVDRVYVFLFDPQELSMSNTHEWAAEGVTLEKENLQHLPLDLFPWWMEKLGREEVINVTHVRDLPPEASAEKEILEMQAIQSVLVIPLILHGELLGFMGFDAVQIARSWPSQTVAVLQLYGQAVTHALSRIRQEKIIERHHQLLSSLFSASPDMVMMMDFSGDQPTLQLVSPSVQGVLGYRPDVLSGMPYDQMLDLIHPEDRVSLDEFQDLLLLQQLRKGRLRIRSRGGEYIPCEVHLNLMQNGEKPSGMVAIVRDIRSQIAQETLLKESLQRAEKASQAKSQFLSRMSHELRTPMNAILASSQILQLRGLQDSQARGVQRILTAGNHLLTLIDDILDISRIESGQLAVQLEPTQVNPVIEQALEMVRSQAAEAGITLESDLQAREEAVADPGRLQQVMLNLLSNGIKYNTSGGRVTVYSRSNGVSVRIGVKDTGLGIDREDFEKVFAPFARFGPYKDTAPGTGIGLALCKTLVDSMQGTLSFQSQVGEGSHFHLDLPLAAGHVFEEASSV; this is encoded by the coding sequence ATGAATCACCTGTCCCCACCCCTGACCTTGCCTTTCAAAATGCTGCAACACGCCCCCCATGGTTTGATCTGGATTCATGCCGACGGACGATGTCAGGCGAATCTGGCCTTGCAAAGCATGTTGGGTTGTCCAGAGCATTTCTGCATTGAAGACCTGAGCATGCAGGGTCCACCAGAGGCTTTGCTGCAAGAAAACCTGCGTTGCACCGACCAGTGGGCTTACCAGCAGAATCCAGCCCTGCAGGTGCAACTGACCTGCACCTCGGCAGAAACCCCAGATGGCCCCCTGTTGCAAGCGTGGGTGGAAGACCTGACCCGCCAGAGCACCGCAGAGCAGGTGCTTTTGGAAACCCAGAAAATCAATGAGATTGTTGCAGACATCTCCACCCAACTGATTTATTCTCAGCAGGACAGCATCGACGAATTGATCGAGCAGGGCCTCGGGCGTCTGGGCACCATCACGCAGGTGGACCGGGTGTACGTGTTTTTGTTTGACCCTCAAGAACTCAGCATGTCCAACACCCACGAGTGGGCTGCAGAAGGGGTCACCCTCGAAAAAGAAAACCTGCAACACCTCCCTCTGGACCTGTTCCCATGGTGGATGGAGAAACTCGGGCGTGAGGAGGTCATCAATGTGACCCACGTGCGTGACCTTCCCCCAGAGGCCAGTGCAGAGAAGGAAATTCTGGAAATGCAAGCCATTCAGTCGGTGCTGGTGATTCCGCTGATTCTGCACGGTGAATTGCTGGGCTTCATGGGCTTCGATGCTGTGCAAATCGCCAGAAGCTGGCCTTCCCAGACGGTGGCAGTGTTGCAACTGTATGGTCAGGCGGTCACCCACGCCCTGTCGCGCATCCGACAGGAAAAAATCATTGAACGCCACCACCAACTGCTCAGTTCTCTGTTCTCGGCCTCGCCAGACATGGTGATGATGATGGATTTCTCTGGGGACCAACCCACCTTGCAACTGGTCAGTCCCAGCGTGCAGGGTGTCCTCGGGTACCGTCCGGATGTGCTCAGCGGAATGCCTTACGACCAGATGCTGGACCTGATTCACCCAGAGGACCGGGTTTCGCTGGATGAGTTTCAGGACCTGTTGCTGCTGCAGCAACTGCGCAAAGGCCGTCTGCGCATTCGCTCCAGAGGGGGAGAGTACATCCCCTGCGAGGTGCACCTCAACCTGATGCAAAACGGCGAGAAGCCCTCGGGTATGGTGGCCATTGTGCGGGACATCCGCTCTCAAATCGCGCAGGAGACCCTCCTCAAGGAGAGCCTGCAACGTGCCGAGAAAGCCAGTCAGGCCAAGAGCCAGTTTCTGTCCCGCATGAGCCACGAACTGCGCACCCCCATGAATGCCATTCTGGCTTCGTCGCAAATCTTGCAGCTCAGGGGATTGCAAGACAGTCAGGCCAGAGGGGTGCAGCGCATCCTGACCGCCGGAAACCACCTGCTCACCCTGATCGATGACATTCTGGACATTTCCAGAATCGAGAGCGGTCAACTTGCTGTGCAACTGGAACCCACACAGGTCAATCCGGTGATTGAACAGGCTCTGGAAATGGTGCGCAGTCAGGCCGCCGAAGCTGGCATCACCCTTGAGTCAGACCTGCAAGCCCGTGAAGAAGCGGTTGCCGATCCGGGACGCCTGCAACAGGTGATGCTGAACCTGCTGTCCAATGGCATCAAATACAACACCTCTGGTGGCCGTGTGACCGTGTATTCCCGCTCCAATGGGGTTTCGGTGCGAATCGGCGTGAAAGACACGGGACTGGGCATTGACCGTGAGGATTTTGAAAAAGTCTTTGCCCCGTTTGCAAGATTTGGGCCTTACAAGGACACTGCCCCCGGAACAG
- a CDS encoding HD domain-containing phosphohydrolase, producing MIPQPEMTPALFQTPAPKEHMLLLLKRLMQALNGTAAWLCVQEAQVASLSIVCAVGQNHNPPMDWVPFPEPAPPLEFRIQPGTGHPLQRSGHLLAAVHLQSGAVFVSSPDAFRTDGFTLKKVQRILMALQAHVHPQTALSLPPSTPELFQTMLEHLPDPVLLCDPVRNELHLRYMNPAAQGFGGNRAGPSKTLLEFLAVVCDHKPDRLLKKLAQGEAFQTTFTAHCVLGNPLWVQAQGQILPDDLWLLTFKDVTFQTLQQQAIERSRQASGLIFQQSQHPMWIYRMEDQRILQANGAALKWFGCSLEQMLQGTNNDLPNTENVQVPLLFNQEETVLVMVTQTSKPLPEDHLRRAEHVLQRIANNSLSLIAMFNARNEPLSFSPSCEDILGHNGPELMALGWDVCHPADTELLKQQLWEAVVSHKDSFQAEHRLKHRNGSWRWMSTSFSLLHDLQGHYSGFVASSIDITEQRVTQQELSNALEQTRQMVRLTAELEHAADLTGVMDVVLTQRLDCLPFDYGLFVRFRGQGYEIKHPTRLQGKTFTEMLKEHIDHLQNQPFQEVLQGNPMVYSTIERWFRPCALQEALHPHDVLVLPVLLNENLYGTLVLGFNQTFHIQHHTLELLNAIRDRASHVSERMLHLEQISESREETLRTLGMALEYRDYETKGHTDRVVDLSLKLGERLGLNAKEMDALRWGAYLHDTGKIAIPDHILLKPAKLTREEFEQVKKHSEIGFDMLKNIPNLPTETLEVVLHHHEKWDGSGYPKNLQKHDIPYLARIFTVVDVYDALVSKRPYKEPFAHEAALQEIQSCSGSMFDPEVVEVFLKLDFKRV from the coding sequence ATGATTCCCCAACCCGAGATGACCCCTGCTTTGTTTCAGACCCCTGCTCCAAAAGAACACATGTTGTTGCTCTTGAAGCGGCTGATGCAGGCCCTGAATGGCACTGCTGCGTGGTTGTGTGTTCAAGAGGCTCAGGTTGCCTCCTTGAGCATCGTGTGTGCAGTCGGACAAAACCACAACCCACCTATGGACTGGGTGCCGTTTCCAGAGCCCGCCCCACCTCTGGAATTCAGGATTCAACCGGGTACAGGGCATCCTTTGCAAAGGTCAGGACACTTGCTGGCAGCGGTGCATCTGCAATCAGGTGCCGTGTTCGTGTCCAGCCCAGATGCTTTTCGGACAGATGGATTCACCCTCAAAAAAGTCCAGCGGATCTTGATGGCGTTGCAAGCCCATGTGCATCCCCAGACTGCTTTGAGCCTTCCACCCTCCACACCAGAGCTGTTTCAAACCATGCTGGAGCACTTGCCAGATCCCGTGTTGCTTTGTGATCCGGTGAGAAATGAACTCCACCTCAGGTACATGAATCCTGCAGCACAGGGCTTTGGTGGAAACCGTGCTGGTCCATCCAAAACCCTGCTCGAATTTCTGGCAGTGGTTTGCGACCACAAGCCCGACCGTTTGCTGAAAAAATTGGCTCAGGGTGAAGCCTTTCAGACCACATTCACAGCCCATTGCGTGCTGGGGAATCCGCTCTGGGTGCAGGCGCAGGGTCAAATCTTGCCTGACGACCTGTGGCTCCTCACCTTCAAAGACGTGACCTTTCAAACGTTGCAGCAGCAGGCCATCGAACGCAGCAGGCAAGCCTCGGGCTTGATTTTTCAGCAGTCCCAGCATCCCATGTGGATTTACCGGATGGAAGACCAGCGCATTTTGCAGGCCAATGGTGCAGCCCTGAAATGGTTTGGCTGCAGCCTCGAACAGATGTTGCAAGGGACCAACAACGACCTGCCGAACACGGAAAACGTTCAGGTGCCGTTGCTGTTCAATCAGGAAGAAACGGTACTGGTGATGGTGACCCAGACCTCCAAACCCCTGCCAGAGGATCACCTCAGACGGGCCGAGCATGTTTTGCAGCGCATTGCCAACAATTCTCTGTCCCTGATTGCCATGTTCAATGCCCGCAATGAGCCCCTGTCTTTTTCGCCCAGTTGCGAAGACATCCTTGGACACAACGGACCTGAGTTGATGGCTCTGGGTTGGGATGTCTGTCACCCAGCAGACACCGAACTGCTCAAACAACAGCTCTGGGAAGCGGTGGTGTCCCACAAAGACAGCTTTCAGGCCGAACACCGTTTGAAACACCGCAATGGAAGCTGGCGCTGGATGAGCACCTCATTCAGTTTGCTCCATGACCTGCAAGGCCATTACTCGGGGTTTGTGGCCTCCAGCATTGACATCACCGAACAGCGGGTCACCCAACAGGAACTCAGCAACGCGCTGGAACAAACCCGCCAGATGGTGCGCCTGACTGCCGAATTGGAGCACGCCGCCGACCTGACCGGCGTGATGGACGTGGTGCTGACCCAGAGGCTGGACTGCCTGCCCTTCGATTACGGTTTGTTTGTGCGTTTCCGTGGTCAGGGTTATGAAATCAAACACCCCACCCGTCTGCAAGGCAAAACCTTTACCGAAATGCTCAAAGAACACATCGACCACCTGCAAAATCAGCCTTTTCAGGAGGTTTTGCAAGGCAACCCGATGGTTTACAGCACCATCGAACGGTGGTTCCGCCCATGCGCTTTGCAGGAGGCTTTGCATCCCCATGATGTGCTGGTGCTTCCCGTGCTTTTGAACGAAAACCTGTATGGAACGCTGGTGTTGGGATTCAACCAGACCTTTCACATCCAGCACCACACCCTGGAGTTGCTGAACGCCATTCGGGACCGGGCCAGCCATGTGTCAGAACGCATGCTCCATCTGGAACAGATTTCAGAAAGCCGTGAGGAGACTTTGCGCACCCTCGGGATGGCTCTGGAGTACCGCGATTACGAAACCAAAGGCCACACCGACCGGGTGGTGGACCTCTCACTCAAACTCGGAGAACGACTGGGCCTCAATGCAAAAGAAATGGACGCCCTGAGGTGGGGCGCTTACCTGCACGACACTGGCAAAATTGCCATCCCGGACCACATTCTGCTCAAGCCTGCCAAACTCACCCGAGAAGAATTCGAACAGGTGAAAAAACACAGCGAAATCGGGTTTGACATGCTGAAAAACATCCCGAACCTGCCCACTGAAACTTTAGAGGTGGTTCTGCACCACCATGAAAAATGGGATGGCAGCGGATACCCCAAAAACCTTCAGAAGCACGACATTCCCTATCTGGCCCGGATCTTCACTGTGGTGGATGTGTACGACGCTCTGGTGTCCAAACGGCCTTACAAAGAGCCCTTTGCGCATGAGGCGGCCCTGCAGGAGATCCAGAGCTGCTCGGGCAGCATGTTTGACCCCGAGGTGGTCGAGGTCTTTTTGAAGCTGGATTTCAAGCGCGTTTGA
- a CDS encoding response regulator transcription factor has protein sequence MHTILLIEDDPLSREVLHELLDLSGYGVRVAETAEAALGQIEGSDLVIADVMLPGMSGLEFTRLLRETHPELPVLMLSALARHTDQSAGMGSGATLYMTKPYDVHELLRQIEKLLKRA, from the coding sequence ATGCACACCATCTTGTTGATTGAAGACGACCCCCTGAGCCGTGAAGTCCTGCACGAGTTGCTGGACCTCTCGGGCTATGGTGTGCGGGTGGCGGAAACGGCAGAAGCCGCCCTCGGACAGATTGAGGGCTCTGATCTGGTGATTGCAGATGTGATGTTGCCCGGCATGTCCGGCCTGGAATTCACCCGCTTGTTGCGTGAAACCCACCCCGAGTTGCCGGTTCTCATGCTGTCTGCTCTGGCCCGCCACACGGATCAATCTGCAGGCATGGGGAGTGGGGCCACCCTCTACATGACCAAACCTTACGACGTGCATGAACTGCTGCGCCAGATCGAAAAGTTGCTCAAACGCGCTTGA
- a CDS encoding HD domain-containing phosphohydrolase yields MAMQMVLPHLSTALELALDWPNQSEDSFAEMFARALHCSKAAIWVPDPHLSAGHLMPVGTFGLTHEEKMLVQRTRLNMEEDKLGKLAARTLTLTWTEQVSELGVHEQQLMGACEMGALYCCALPFTHQPLGLIYAASSSGYHPDFQELQKAAEVVHALTLGLQRQLLLQTPSATESKGVLVMPSSEDLLLTAHGEKIVQVNDACLQLLGYTREELIGQDYTLLVHPDDLAATLKAAELLSSEGEGFMFQNRCMHQNGQVLHISWSWKTVGQEVQVRGRNVTQTVQMEGAFQQLFQTNPQPMYIFDEQSLQFLDVNQAALYKYGYSREEFLSMNLLDIRPPSEREKVMHNIRQHPEDLIPADDIWHHITRDGVRLKVLIYRHRLTYHGHPAQMVMVEDVTEQLDARQDLLEAARTAQQVVQLAQSLEKAVHPREVIECAMQHFNTVLGLSSSWYLEVQREQLWTVHEMGERKLPLNLLQDSLKTHLRNPTHLLGHTLWLFNALTGALKAYQPTRMLPSHLLLLVPVLLNGKLMGLMVLGANEDVLNFNERIIHILEAVKDRISHALERSTLIEQLTLSREETLRTLGMALEYRDYETKGHTDRVVDLSLKLGAQLGLTEKEMNALKWGAYLHDTGKIAIPDHILLKPGKLTPEEFRQIQRHSEIGYAMLKNIPNLPIETLEVVLHHHEKWDGSGYPLRLKYRDIPRLARIFTVADVYDALVSKRPYKEPFTQEAAAQEIQRCSGSMFDPEVVEAFLQVMQASI; encoded by the coding sequence ATGGCCATGCAAATGGTGCTTCCCCACCTTTCCACCGCCTTAGAATTGGCCCTTGACTGGCCCAACCAATCCGAAGACAGTTTCGCTGAGATGTTCGCCCGGGCTTTGCATTGCAGCAAAGCCGCCATCTGGGTGCCTGACCCGCACCTCAGCGCAGGACACCTGATGCCTGTGGGCACTTTCGGGCTCACCCATGAGGAAAAAATGCTGGTCCAGCGCACCCGCCTGAACATGGAAGAGGACAAACTGGGAAAGCTGGCCGCCCGGACGCTCACCCTCACTTGGACCGAGCAGGTGTCTGAACTGGGTGTGCATGAGCAACAACTGATGGGGGCTTGCGAAATGGGCGCCCTGTACTGCTGTGCCCTGCCCTTCACCCACCAACCTCTGGGCCTGATTTATGCAGCGTCCAGCAGTGGTTATCACCCTGATTTTCAAGAACTGCAGAAAGCCGCAGAGGTGGTCCATGCCCTGACCCTCGGGTTGCAACGCCAGTTGCTGCTGCAAACCCCGAGTGCGACCGAATCCAAAGGCGTGCTGGTGATGCCCTCCAGCGAAGACCTCCTCCTGACCGCCCATGGAGAAAAAATCGTACAGGTCAACGATGCCTGCTTGCAGTTGCTCGGGTACACGCGGGAAGAACTCATCGGGCAGGACTACACACTGCTGGTGCACCCGGACGACCTTGCAGCCACCCTGAAAGCCGCTGAACTGCTCTCTTCTGAGGGGGAGGGTTTCATGTTCCAGAACCGTTGCATGCACCAGAATGGTCAGGTGCTGCACATCTCCTGGAGCTGGAAAACGGTGGGCCAAGAGGTGCAGGTGCGTGGACGCAACGTCACCCAGACGGTGCAAATGGAAGGGGCATTCCAGCAACTCTTTCAGACCAATCCGCAACCCATGTACATCTTTGATGAGCAGAGCTTGCAGTTTCTGGACGTCAATCAGGCCGCCCTGTACAAGTATGGCTACAGCCGTGAAGAATTTTTGAGCATGAACCTGCTGGACATCCGTCCTCCTTCCGAACGTGAAAAAGTGATGCACAACATCCGGCAACACCCCGAGGACCTGATCCCTGCCGATGACATCTGGCACCACATCACCCGCGACGGGGTGCGCCTGAAAGTGCTGATTTACCGCCACCGCCTGACCTACCACGGTCACCCCGCACAGATGGTGATGGTGGAAGATGTCACCGAGCAACTCGATGCCCGTCAGGACCTGCTGGAGGCCGCCCGCACCGCCCAGCAGGTGGTGCAACTGGCCCAGAGCCTGGAGAAAGCGGTTCATCCCCGTGAGGTGATCGAGTGCGCCATGCAGCACTTCAACACCGTGCTGGGCCTGTCCAGCAGTTGGTATCTGGAGGTGCAACGCGAGCAACTCTGGACCGTTCACGAAATGGGCGAACGCAAATTGCCCCTGAACCTCCTGCAAGACAGCCTGAAAACCCACCTGAGAAACCCGACGCATCTGCTGGGACACACCCTCTGGTTGTTCAATGCACTGACCGGGGCTTTGAAAGCCTACCAGCCCACCCGCATGCTGCCTTCACATCTGCTGTTGCTGGTCCCAGTGCTCCTGAACGGCAAGCTGATGGGATTGATGGTGCTCGGGGCCAACGAAGATGTGCTGAACTTCAATGAGCGCATCATTCACATTCTGGAGGCCGTCAAAGACCGCATTTCGCATGCGCTGGAACGCAGCACCCTGATCGAACAACTCACCCTCAGCCGTGAGGAGACCCTGCGCACCCTCGGGATGGCTCTGGAGTACCGGGATTACGAGACCAAAGGCCACACGGACCGGGTGGTGGACCTCTCGCTGAAACTGGGAGCACAACTGGGCCTCACGGAAAAAGAAATGAATGCCCTGAAATGGGGCGCTTACCTGCACGACACCGGAAAAATTGCCATCCCGGACCACATTCTCCTGAAGCCCGGAAAGCTCACCCCAGAGGAGTTCCGGCAAATCCAGCGGCACAGCGAAATCGGTTACGCCATGCTGAAAAACATCCCGAATTTGCCCATCGAAACTTTAGAGGTGGTCTTGCACCACCACGAAAAGTGGGATGGCAGCGGGTACCCCCTGCGCCTGAAATACCGCGACATTCCCAGACTGGCCCGGATTTTCACTGTTGCAGACGTGTATGACGCTCTGGTGTCCAAACGGCCCTACAAGGAGCCATTCACGCAGGAAGCCGCAGCGCAGGAGATCCAGAGGTGCTCTGGAAGCATGTTTGATCCTGAAGTGGTGGAAGCCTTTTTGCAGGTCATGCAGGCTTCCATTTGA
- a CDS encoding ROK family transcriptional regulator, which translates to MLSGTNLEHARLHNRRVVLEAIRLHAPISRADVARKTGLTLQAVSNIVTELTELGIVQALGKKHGGRGQPPVELQLDPNGAYSIGLHLDRDHVMGLIMDLQGKVRHKVVHEIKFPQPEPTLRLLTEMVQQFRTAEGIRPERIWGVGVALPGPVDADRGLLLSPANFPGWDGFAFREELGKHFQLPLFLENDATSAAIGERWYGAGREHQDFFYIYFGVGIGGGMLLANQPYGGGWGNTGEIGHIPVELDGLPCSCGGKGCLERYAGLGVLYDMLEQEGITITHPGELQALHQQNHPALQKWLKQAGQYLAMGIVTLENLMNPEVVFLGGRLPDVVLESLLQEIRVHTEQRRMTGMVRHSELKQAALSFEAACYGAASLPLFSGVSPTTGVLFKGGQ; encoded by the coding sequence ATGCTGTCAGGCACCAACCTCGAACACGCCCGCCTCCACAACCGCCGGGTGGTGCTGGAAGCCATTCGCCTTCACGCCCCCATCTCCAGAGCAGATGTGGCCCGCAAAACCGGGCTCACCCTGCAAGCCGTTTCCAACATCGTCACTGAACTCACCGAACTGGGGATTGTGCAGGCCCTCGGGAAAAAGCATGGTGGGAGGGGTCAACCTCCTGTCGAACTGCAACTGGACCCCAATGGTGCGTATTCCATTGGCCTGCATCTGGACCGCGACCATGTGATGGGCCTGATCATGGACCTGCAAGGCAAAGTCCGGCACAAGGTGGTCCATGAAATCAAATTCCCTCAACCAGAGCCCACCTTGAGGCTGCTCACTGAGATGGTCCAGCAATTCAGGACCGCAGAGGGCATCCGACCAGAGCGCATCTGGGGGGTGGGGGTGGCCCTGCCCGGTCCTGTGGACGCAGATCGGGGTTTGTTGCTCTCTCCTGCAAACTTTCCGGGCTGGGACGGGTTCGCTTTTCGCGAGGAGCTTGGCAAGCATTTTCAATTGCCCCTCTTCCTTGAAAACGATGCCACATCAGCAGCCATTGGAGAGCGCTGGTACGGGGCCGGACGGGAGCATCAGGACTTTTTCTACATCTATTTTGGGGTGGGCATTGGCGGTGGGATGCTGCTGGCCAATCAACCTTATGGGGGTGGATGGGGCAACACCGGAGAAATCGGGCACATTCCTGTCGAATTGGACGGCTTGCCTTGCAGTTGTGGGGGCAAAGGTTGCCTTGAACGCTATGCCGGGCTCGGGGTCCTGTACGACATGCTGGAACAAGAAGGCATCACCATCACCCATCCCGGTGAACTGCAAGCCCTCCACCAGCAAAACCATCCTGCCCTTCAAAAGTGGCTGAAACAGGCCGGGCAATACCTTGCCATGGGCATCGTGACCCTCGAAAACCTGATGAATCCAGAGGTGGTCTTTCTGGGAGGACGTCTTCCTGATGTGGTGCTGGAAAGCCTCTTGCAGGAAATCCGTGTGCACACAGAGCAACGTCGCATGACCGGAATGGTGCGTCACTCTGAACTCAAACAGGCAGCCCTGTCTTTCGAGGCCGCCTGTTATGGTGCAGCAAGTTTGCCGTTGTTCTCTGGGGTGTCTCCGACCACTGGAGTGTTGTTCAAGGGAGGACAGTGA
- a CDS encoding hemolysin family protein, which yields MGAVLPLTVIMLMVLANALYVAAEFATVSARRSRLQEMIEAGNASAKKLQSILSDRKNLDEYVAACQVGITLSSLIVGAYGQAQLAPILAPFFERLGNLQQAAATTTATLILLVFLTALQVVLGELLPKTVALRYPEKLALLTLPPMRFSLWLFRPLIHLYNGSAYGIMRKLNIQADTGHSHVHSPEELEMLFTESARGGLIDRDERNLLQGVFSLDDMNVREVMVPRVRMNALNVQQTVSSALDRARKTPHTRLPVFEGTPDRILGTVHVKDLYFAQQKNPQQPLGELVQKILILPDVLSVQDVWKQMKEHKQVMAILSDEYGGVSGLITREDIIEQLFGEVQDEFDHQEPLFQQDGEDMLVRGDASIHTVNQQLNLQLPDEDAYTISGLVWSELEHVPVKGETLEVAGVTLTVVAVEGKQVTRVRIHQSSERQEGEA from the coding sequence GTGGGCGCAGTTCTCCCCTTGACGGTGATCATGTTGATGGTGCTGGCCAACGCCCTGTATGTGGCGGCAGAATTTGCCACCGTCAGCGCCAGACGGTCCAGATTGCAAGAGATGATTGAAGCTGGCAATGCCAGTGCGAAAAAACTGCAAAGCATCCTTTCTGACCGAAAAAACCTGGACGAGTATGTGGCGGCCTGCCAGGTGGGCATCACCCTGTCCAGCCTGATTGTGGGTGCTTACGGACAGGCACAACTTGCACCCATTCTTGCGCCTTTTTTTGAGCGGCTCGGGAACTTGCAGCAGGCAGCTGCAACCACCACAGCCACCCTGATCCTGCTGGTCTTTTTGACCGCCCTGCAAGTGGTGCTGGGCGAGTTGCTGCCCAAAACCGTGGCCTTGCGCTATCCCGAGAAATTGGCCCTCCTGACCCTGCCCCCCATGCGCTTCTCTTTGTGGCTGTTTCGGCCCCTCATTCACCTGTACAACGGCTCGGCTTATGGCATCATGCGGAAGCTGAACATTCAGGCCGACACCGGACACAGCCACGTTCACTCACCAGAGGAACTGGAGATGCTGTTCACCGAAAGTGCCCGTGGTGGCTTGATTGACCGGGATGAAAGGAACCTGTTGCAAGGGGTGTTCAGCCTGGACGACATGAACGTGCGTGAGGTGATGGTCCCGAGGGTCCGCATGAACGCTTTGAACGTGCAGCAAACCGTCAGCAGTGCTCTGGACCGGGCAAGGAAAACCCCACACACCCGCCTCCCCGTGTTCGAAGGCACCCCGGACCGCATTCTGGGCACCGTGCATGTGAAAGATCTGTATTTTGCCCAGCAAAAAAACCCCCAGCAACCGCTCGGGGAACTGGTGCAGAAAATCCTGATCCTGCCGGACGTGTTGTCGGTGCAGGACGTGTGGAAGCAAATGAAAGAACACAAACAGGTGATGGCCATCCTCAGCGACGAATACGGCGGAGTGAGCGGATTGATCACCCGTGAAGACATCATCGAGCAGCTTTTTGGTGAAGTGCAAGATGAATTTGACCATCAAGAGCCCCTGTTCCAGCAAGACGGCGAAGACATGTTGGTGCGTGGAGACGCCTCCATCCACACGGTCAATCAGCAACTGAACCTGCAACTCCCAGACGAAGATGCTTACACCATCAGCGGACTGGTCTGGTCCGAACTGGAACACGTTCCGGTCAAAGGGGAAACCCTTGAAGTGGCCGGAGTAACCCTGACAGTGGTGGCCGTGGAAGGCAAACAGGTCACCCGTGTTCGCATCCACCAGAGCAGTGAACGTCAGGAAGGTGAGGCATGA
- a CDS encoding hemolysin family protein, with amino-acid sequence MMEYLIPILIILVLVALNGVFVAAEFAIVGARASRVQMALEQGSGPAKYILKTIKSATGKDQFIAVCQLGITLASIGLGMYGEKTIASWLYKPLEVYGGLGYAASHTVGTIISLSLITYMHVVFGEMIPKALALQAPEQTSFGVATPIRVFGFVFRPLVWVLNTMAFGLLRLLRIKDEGSGERLYTSDELEYLVQETAESGQLDAERQHIIENIFEFGERQVHEVMTPRTRVEALSVRASKQDIERKLLGGEHSRYPVMDRNLDQLLGYLHIKDIIRHPGGQLNVSTLLRPLPSIPETMHLTDALEVLKKRHAHMAVVLDEFGGTSGILTLSDLVGDILTERPSQIQQIDEDTAIVSGTVLLSELESITDHEIQDTEAATVGGWVIEELGRPAQVGDAVALPHHKLEVLAVDGVQVQRVKVSRVLPA; translated from the coding sequence ATGATGGAATACCTGATTCCCATCCTGATCATTCTGGTGCTGGTCGCCCTGAACGGTGTTTTTGTGGCTGCAGAATTTGCCATTGTGGGGGCCAGAGCCTCCCGTGTGCAGATGGCCCTTGAGCAAGGCAGCGGACCTGCCAAATACATCCTGAAAACCATCAAATCGGCAACCGGAAAAGACCAGTTCATTGCCGTGTGCCAACTGGGCATCACTTTGGCCAGCATCGGGCTCGGGATGTACGGAGAGAAAACCATCGCTTCGTGGTTGTACAAGCCTCTGGAGGTGTACGGAGGCCTGGGTTATGCCGCATCCCACACGGTGGGAACCATCATCTCGCTGTCCCTGATCACCTACATGCATGTGGTGTTCGGCGAGATGATCCCCAAAGCCCTTGCCCTGCAAGCCCCCGAGCAGACCAGTTTCGGCGTGGCCACCCCCATCCGGGTGTTCGGTTTTGTGTTCCGCCCTCTGGTGTGGGTTCTGAACACAATGGCCTTTGGTTTGCTGCGTTTGCTGCGCATCAAAGACGAGGGAAGCGGTGAGCGCCTCTACACCTCCGATGAACTGGAGTATCTGGTGCAGGAAACCGCCGAAAGCGGCCAACTGGACGCAGAACGCCAGCACATCATCGAAAACATTTTTGAATTTGGAGAGCGTCAGGTGCATGAGGTGATGACCCCCAGAACCCGAGTGGAAGCCCTGTCGGTGCGGGCCAGCAAGCAGGACATCGAACGCAAATTGCTGGGCGGAGAGCATTCCCGTTACCCGGTCATGGACCGCAACCTTGACCAGTTGCTGGGCTATTTGCACATCAAAGACATCATCCGCCACCCCGGAGGGCAACTGAACGTTTCTACGCTGCTGAGACCCCTCCCGAGCATCCCCGAGACCATGCACCTGACCGATGCATTGGAAGTCCTCAAAAAACGCCACGCCCACATGGCTGTGGTGCTGGACGAATTTGGAGGCACCTCGGGCATCCTGACCCTGAGCGATCTGGTGGGCGACATCCTGACCGAACGCCCGAGCCAGATCCAGCAGATCGACGAGGACACCGCCATCGTGAGTGGAACGGTGCTTTTGAGCGAACTGGAATCCATCACCGACCATGAAATTCAGGACACCGAAGCTGCCACGGTGGGCGGATGGGTGATTGAAGAACTCGGGCGACCTGCACAGGTCGGAGACGCCGTGGCCTTGCCTCACCACAAACTGGAAGTGTTGGCTGTGGATGGCGTGCAGGTGCAAAGGGTGAAGGTGTCTCGGGTTTTGCCTGCTTGA